Proteins encoded within one genomic window of Amorphoplanes friuliensis DSM 7358:
- a CDS encoding FAD-binding oxidoreductase produces MPSNPDLSPAAEAAAALEDVVRAERIVTDAAAIDAAVPPWNGAVADRPAIVVRCAEVGDVRAGISVARRLGLPLSVRGRGHDWAGRSLRAGGLTLDLSGLSSVRVDAEKGRAIVGGGAGIGDVLRATGDAGLVAVTGTTDSVGFVGLAIGGGYGPLSGRFGLAADNLVAATVVLADGSVVNADPDLLWALRGGGGNFGVVVEAQFDVHRVPSVVGGAVIYPFDQATQVLKGLRELHAEMPDELSVQTALLSGPDGAPVVLLSPTWCGPLAAGLAGDGPVQALARLGTPLMAQIGEKRLADGAAELGAMFPYGRHVEIRTRSVPVLSEDVAEALADHVARKPSPLTAVSLHPFQGAATRVAPQATAFGTRDPHHMIEIISVWTDEHESPVQQQWTRDLDAALKPYALPGGYPNLLAADAVDQIEFGFGGNAGRLRSLKAHFDPSEVFSAIPLPR; encoded by the coding sequence ATGCCCAGCAATCCCGACCTTTCCCCGGCCGCCGAGGCCGCCGCCGCTCTCGAGGACGTGGTGCGTGCCGAGCGGATCGTGACCGACGCCGCGGCGATCGATGCCGCGGTACCCCCGTGGAACGGCGCCGTGGCTGATCGCCCGGCGATCGTCGTCCGGTGCGCAGAGGTCGGTGACGTCCGGGCCGGGATCTCGGTGGCCCGCCGGCTCGGCCTGCCGTTGTCCGTCCGCGGGCGTGGACATGACTGGGCCGGGCGCTCGCTGCGTGCGGGCGGCCTGACCCTGGATCTGTCCGGCCTGAGCAGTGTCCGCGTCGACGCGGAGAAGGGCCGGGCGATCGTCGGCGGCGGCGCCGGCATCGGCGATGTCCTGCGGGCCACCGGCGATGCGGGGCTGGTTGCGGTGACCGGTACGACCGACTCGGTGGGTTTTGTCGGCCTGGCGATCGGCGGCGGATACGGGCCGCTCAGCGGGCGGTTCGGACTGGCCGCCGACAACCTGGTCGCGGCCACCGTGGTCCTGGCCGACGGGTCCGTGGTGAACGCCGATCCGGATCTGCTCTGGGCGCTCCGGGGCGGTGGCGGCAACTTCGGCGTGGTGGTGGAGGCCCAGTTCGACGTCCACCGGGTGCCGTCGGTGGTGGGCGGCGCCGTGATCTACCCGTTCGACCAGGCCACCCAGGTCCTGAAAGGCCTGCGCGAGCTGCACGCCGAGATGCCCGACGAGCTCTCGGTGCAGACCGCGCTGCTCAGCGGGCCCGACGGGGCTCCCGTGGTCCTGCTGTCACCGACCTGGTGCGGCCCGCTGGCAGCCGGTCTGGCCGGCGACGGCCCGGTGCAGGCGCTGGCCCGGCTGGGCACACCCCTGATGGCCCAGATCGGCGAGAAGCGTCTCGCCGACGGGGCGGCTGAGCTGGGCGCGATGTTCCCGTACGGGCGGCACGTGGAGATCCGGACGCGTTCGGTGCCGGTGCTCTCCGAGGACGTGGCCGAGGCGCTGGCCGACCACGTCGCCCGCAAGCCCTCACCGCTGACCGCGGTGTCCCTGCACCCCTTCCAGGGCGCCGCGACCAGGGTCGCGCCGCAAGCCACCGCGTTCGGTACGCGGGATCCTCACCACATGATCGAGATCATCTCGGTCTGGACCGACGAGCACGAGTCGCCGGTGCAGCAGCAGTGGACCCGAGACCTCGACGCAGCCCTGAAGCCGTACGCGCTGCCCGGCGGCTACCCCAACCTGCTGGCCGCGGACGCCGTGGACCAGATCGAGTTCGGCTTCGGCGGCAACGCCGGTCGCCTGCGCTCGCTCAAGGCCCACTTCGACCCGTCCGAAGTGTTCAGCGCGATCCCGCTGCCGCGCTGA